TACTTTAAAGGCATCGTTCACCTGAAAAGCGGTGGTAATATCAAATAAACTGGTATAAGAACCTTTAGTAGCGCCAAAAGCAGAGTTTCCACCGTATTCATCGCCGCCAATCCAGTTTGCGTACACATGAAAGCCTTCGGCCGGCATTAAATGTACCTGGGCCGTAACCGATTTTTTATCGTTAAAATCCTGCAAAGCATCCCAACCATTAACCACTCCAAACATTAAACTAAATTTATCCGAAGCCACGTAGTCCAGTTTAGCCCCGGTATGGTAAAACGGGCCATTGCCGAACAAGTAAGACAAACTGTAATTATAGTTCAAAGGGGCATCGATGAGTTCGTAGCCAATGTGCGTACCGTATTGCCCAACGGTTAAAGCAAGTTTATCGGTGAAGTTATAAGTACCGTAGGCTTGTTTTATAGCAAAAGAAGTAGAGGTTATGTCGTCTTTATTGGTGTTTAAAGTTTTATAATTTCCAAAGTTTCCTAAATCGGCGTTCGGGCCATACGTTAAATCGGCTACTACTTTTAGTTTACCTTTAGTATAGGTAAGTGCCGTTTGAACCAAACCCAGCGAAAAGTTATCGTGCATTAAATCAAAAATGCGCCCTTGGTTAATACCACCGGAAGGGTTATTGGTATTATAAAGGTAATAAGCATCCACGTAACCGCTAATACTTAAGGACCCCGCCTCTTTAGCTGCCGCCGGTACAGCAGTAGCAGTAGAATCTGATTGGGCATTTGCCCCAAAAGCCCCCATAACAAAGGCAGCCATTAAGAGTAAAGATCGTCTTTTCATAAATGTTTAAATTTTTAGGTTGGTTAATAATAGTGGTGCTTTATTAATTATTTCGATGTAAATATAATAACCAACTTTAAAATCAAAAGCATTTTTAAAAAATTTATATTATTTTTCTACTTTACACCTTAAATTATAACTTATAATTACAAATAACATCATTTTTA
The sequence above is a segment of the Adhaeribacter swui genome. Coding sequences within it:
- a CDS encoding porin, with amino-acid sequence MKRRSLLLMAAFVMGAFGANAQSDSTATAVPAAAKEAGSLSISGYVDAYYLYNTNNPSGGINQGRIFDLMHDNFSLGLVQTALTYTKGKLKVVADLTYGPNADLGNFGNYKTLNTNKDDITSTSFAIKQAYGTYNFTDKLALTVGQYGTHIGYELIDAPLNYNYSLSYLFGNGPFYHTGAKLDYVASDKFSLMFGVVNGWDALQDFNDKKSVTAQVHLMPAEGFHVYANWIGGDEYGGNSAFGATKGSYTSLFDITTAFQVNDAFKVGVNAAYGSFRTGADREVAGTRWMEDATWGGAAVYLNYEMSDKFGLGLRAEHFNDKHGVRYFDKIQATEFTLTGDIKLADGNFHLKPEIRFDATKDPFFVSGESKLKKSQTTIGAAVIYSFDGSFGQR